A stretch of Thermococcus bergensis DNA encodes these proteins:
- the tnpA gene encoding IS200/IS605 family transposase, whose product MKPESPRIKRTRHAKHFITYHFVWIPKYRRDILTGKVVERLKEMFKEYSEEIGCEVIALEVMPDHVHVFLQAKPNLSPAQIVNHLKGKTARKLLQEFPELRSKTTHGRLWSRSYFVASVGYITDEIVKHYVETQWERELKRRGA is encoded by the coding sequence ATGAAACCCGAATCACCAAGAATCAAAAGAACAAGACACGCAAAACACTTCATAACCTACCATTTCGTCTGGATACCAAAATACCGGAGAGACATTCTCACCGGAAAAGTCGTCGAGAGACTCAAAGAAATGTTCAAAGAATACTCGGAAGAAATCGGGTGCGAGGTTATTGCCCTCGAAGTAATGCCCGACCACGTTCACGTCTTCCTTCAGGCAAAGCCCAACCTCTCGCCAGCCCAAATAGTGAACCACTTGAAAGGCAAAACCGCCAGAAAACTCCTCCAAGAGTTTCCAGAACTGAGGAGCAAGACGACACACGGTAGGTTATGGTCTCGCTCCTATTTCGTCGCCTCAGTCGGCTACATAACGGACGAGATTGTGAAGCACTACGTTGAAACCCAATGGGAGCGTGAGTTGAAACGAAGAGGAGCGTAA